The following coding sequences are from one Formosa haliotis window:
- a CDS encoding site-specific integrase has translation MKTTKSFSVNFWLKKRSIKSNGQIPIYARILVNGIGADISVQRTTLESNWCYQSFRVKPRLKDAKSINDFLDGIYTDLLECHKQLCSEGVPISSQRIKKRYLGKDKVMETLDDILEYHRTVESKKLTPGTLKNYTATEKYLKRFIKQKYGGSDIQLPFIDYLFVIKFEDFLRTCKPLRASQSLNNNGVMKHMERLKKLINIAMKFGGYKCSPFSFYAFKYEDYDSVFLESWELERLKSVSLPSVLLKQIRDFFVFSCYTGLSYVEVKQLRNNDIVEGIDGALWINVKRQKTKTPVRVPLLPQALEILYRYSCYGNQNNGFRLFPIISNQKVNDNIKILAKIAGISKHLTFHVARHTFATTITLLNDVPLETVSKLLGHTKLSTTQKYARVVEKKISKDMGRLKQVLIENEKKNKIKKSSFEPVPLRIV, from the coding sequence ATGAAAACTACAAAATCATTCAGTGTAAACTTTTGGCTGAAAAAAAGATCAATTAAAAGCAATGGTCAAATTCCTATTTATGCGCGTATTTTAGTAAATGGTATTGGTGCTGATATTAGTGTACAACGTACTACATTGGAATCCAATTGGTGTTACCAATCCTTTAGGGTAAAGCCTAGATTAAAGGACGCTAAATCTATTAATGACTTTTTGGATGGGATTTATACCGATTTATTGGAATGTCATAAACAATTGTGTTCCGAAGGTGTTCCAATAAGTTCCCAAAGAATTAAGAAACGCTATCTTGGTAAGGATAAGGTTATGGAAACCCTAGATGATATCCTTGAATACCATAGAACAGTGGAATCGAAGAAATTGACTCCAGGGACTTTAAAGAACTATACTGCAACAGAAAAATATTTAAAACGTTTTATAAAGCAAAAGTATGGTGGTTCTGATATCCAATTGCCCTTTATTGATTACCTGTTTGTAATTAAATTTGAGGATTTTCTTCGGACCTGTAAACCGCTAAGAGCATCACAGTCTCTAAATAACAATGGGGTGATGAAGCATATGGAACGCTTAAAGAAGCTTATTAATATTGCCATGAAGTTTGGTGGTTATAAGTGCAGTCCTTTTAGTTTTTACGCTTTTAAGTATGAGGATTACGATAGTGTGTTTTTAGAGTCTTGGGAATTAGAAAGGTTAAAAAGTGTTAGTTTACCTTCTGTACTTTTAAAACAGATAAGGGACTTTTTTGTATTTTCTTGCTATACAGGACTATCTTATGTAGAAGTTAAACAGTTGAGAAATAATGATATAGTGGAAGGAATTGATGGCGCTTTATGGATTAATGTAAAACGACAAAAAACAAAGACACCTGTTCGAGTGCCGCTTTTGCCACAGGCCTTGGAAATATTATATAGATATAGTTGTTATGGTAATCAAAATAATGGGTTTAGGCTGTTTCCTATCATTTCTAATCAAAAAGTCAATGATAATATTAAAATTCTAGCTAAGATAGCAGGTATTTCCAAACATCTGACTTTTCATGTTGCAAGACATACTTTTGCAACTACCATTACTTTGCTCAACGATGTGCCATTGGAGACGGTTTCAAAATTATTGGGACATACCAAACTTTCTACTACTCAAAAATATGCTAGGGTAGTGGAGAAAAAAATAAGTAAGGATATGGGGAGGTTGAAGCAGGTATTAATAGAAAATGAGAAAAAAAATAAAATTAAAAAGTCATCGTTTGAACCTGTTCCCCTACGAATTGTTTAA
- a CDS encoding HD family phosphohydrolase, which translates to MKDFINTLYRNHTLLYKALLFICTTFLIVYLFPKSGRFKYDFEKGKPWQSENLYAPFNFAIKKSNEEIEKEKHEINTNAIRYFDIDSGIKQKVFKDFEAAFEETVPDSIPKKDYRTLLKEGTKILNDFYHYGILHEDLSFNSQATVVLLENRVEKLNTTYSSLVKQENIKPLLIRTLEDVKLESYEKVFLSVFYDVIQPNLTYNKEFTERALDEELGKISYTRGSIEKETLLISKGEVVEGDKFQILKSLESEYESQVWNASNYNWIVFAYTLLVALALLMLLLFLRKYRRDVFENNNKVTFIFFNVLFMVFITSLVVNYNSHYIYVVPICILPLVLKAFFDARLGLFTHVVTMLLLGSIVPNSYEYMFLQIIAGIVTILTVSELYKRANLFISVGQITLIYIIAYFAFFVIHEGSIDNLKWETFLMFILCGLATLFVQPLIYAYEKMFGLVSDVSLLELTDTNSKLLKELAEKAPGTFHHCLNVANLAEASANEIGANGMLIRVGALYHDLGKMKNPTFFTENQSTGINPHDELSPKESARIIIDHVLHGIEIGKKNNLPDRVIDFIRTHHGTSVVYYFYMMEKKLHPDDVNIDDFRYQGPKPFSKETAILMMCDSVEAASKSLKEPTSTKIDEFVENIINKQMDEGQFLNSNITFKEIQSIKKVLKLKLANIYHLRIEYPE; encoded by the coding sequence ATGAAAGACTTTATAAATACCCTTTATAGGAATCATACCCTGCTGTATAAGGCATTACTTTTTATATGTACCACATTTTTAATTGTGTATTTGTTTCCAAAAAGTGGCCGCTTTAAGTACGATTTTGAAAAAGGTAAACCTTGGCAGTCCGAAAACTTATATGCGCCCTTTAATTTTGCTATAAAAAAGAGTAACGAAGAAATAGAGAAAGAAAAGCATGAAATTAATACTAATGCCATTCGTTATTTTGACATTGATAGTGGTATAAAACAAAAGGTTTTTAAAGATTTTGAAGCCGCTTTTGAAGAAACCGTTCCGGATTCGATTCCAAAAAAAGATTATCGAACGCTTTTAAAAGAAGGGACTAAAATTTTAAATGATTTTTATCATTACGGAATCCTTCATGAAGATCTCAGTTTTAATAGTCAGGCCACAGTTGTTTTATTAGAAAATAGGGTTGAAAAACTTAATACAACCTATTCTAGTTTAGTGAAACAAGAAAATATAAAACCCTTACTAATAAGAACTTTAGAAGATGTTAAGTTAGAAAGTTACGAGAAGGTGTTTTTATCTGTTTTCTACGATGTTATTCAGCCTAATTTAACGTATAACAAAGAGTTTACGGAACGTGCGTTAGATGAAGAATTAGGGAAAATATCTTATACTCGTGGGAGTATAGAAAAGGAAACCTTACTCATCTCTAAAGGAGAAGTTGTTGAAGGCGATAAATTTCAAATTTTAAAATCGTTAGAATCTGAATATGAATCGCAAGTTTGGAATGCTTCAAACTATAATTGGATCGTTTTTGCATACACCTTGTTGGTCGCATTAGCCTTATTAATGTTGCTTTTGTTTTTAAGGAAATACAGGCGCGATGTTTTCGAAAATAATAATAAAGTAACTTTTATTTTCTTCAACGTGTTGTTTATGGTTTTTATAACCTCTTTGGTTGTAAATTACAATTCACATTATATTTATGTGGTCCCGATTTGTATTCTTCCACTGGTTTTAAAAGCCTTTTTCGATGCCAGATTAGGCCTCTTCACCCATGTGGTAACCATGTTGTTATTGGGGTCTATAGTCCCGAATAGTTATGAGTATATGTTTTTACAAATAATAGCGGGTATAGTCACTATTTTAACGGTGTCTGAATTATATAAGCGTGCCAATTTATTTATTTCGGTTGGACAAATTACACTGATTTATATTATTGCATATTTCGCATTTTTCGTTATTCATGAAGGAAGCATAGACAACTTAAAATGGGAAACTTTTTTAATGTTTATTTTATGTGGATTGGCGACACTTTTTGTACAACCTTTAATCTATGCTTACGAAAAGATGTTTGGTTTAGTGTCTGATGTCTCGCTGTTAGAACTTACAGATACCAATTCGAAGTTATTAAAAGAATTAGCAGAGAAAGCCCCTGGAACCTTTCATCACTGTTTAAACGTTGCTAATTTGGCTGAAGCATCTGCTAACGAAATAGGAGCAAATGGTATGTTAATTCGAGTTGGTGCCTTGTATCACGATTTAGGTAAAATGAAGAATCCAACCTTCTTTACAGAAAACCAGTCTACAGGAATAAATCCGCACGATGAGTTATCTCCAAAAGAGAGTGCTCGTATAATTATAGATCATGTTTTACATGGAATTGAAATAGGAAAGAAAAATAATTTGCCAGATCGCGTTATAGATTTTATAAGAACGCATCATGGTACAAGTGTGGTGTATTATTTTTATATGATGGAAAAGAAATTGCATCCCGACGATGTAAATATTGATGATTTCAGATATCAAGGTCCAAAGCCTTTTAGTAAAGAAACAGCCATTTTAATGATGTGCGATAGTGTAGAAGCGGCCTCAAAAAGTTTAAAAGAACCCACGTCGACAAAGATTGATGAATTTGTAGAAAATATTATAAATAAGCAGATGGATGAGGGGCAATTCTTAAATTCTAATATTACGTTTAAAGAAATTCAATCTATAAAAAAAGTGCTAAAACTCAAGCTAGCAAACATTTACCATTTACGAATAGAATACCCTGAATAA
- a CDS encoding acetyl-CoA C-acyltransferase, whose translation MSKEVVIVSAARTPIGSFLGSLSTIPAPKLGAIAIKGALDKINLDANAVEEVFMGHVVQAGAGQAPARQAAIYAGIPNTVPCTTVNKVCASGMKAIMSAAQTIALGDAEIVVAGGMENMSLIPHYMHARTGTKFGPATLIDGLQKDGLVDAYDQNAMGVCADACATEHKFSRADQDAYAIQSYSRSAAAWEAGKFDNEVVPVEVPQRRGEPLIFSKDEEFTNVKLDKIPSLRPAFTKDGTVTAANASTINDGAGAVILMSREKADALGLKPLALIKGYADAAQEPKWFTTAPAKALPKALAKAGVTIDEIDFFEFNEAFSVVGLANMKILGLTDANVNVNGGAVSLGHPLGCSGVRIIITLLNVLEQNNAKLGAAAICNGGGGASAMVIERL comes from the coding sequence ATGAGTAAAGAAGTCGTTATTGTTTCTGCAGCTAGAACTCCTATTGGAAGTTTTTTAGGATCACTTTCTACAATTCCTGCCCCTAAATTAGGTGCCATAGCAATTAAAGGTGCGCTCGATAAAATAAATCTAGACGCCAATGCTGTTGAAGAAGTCTTTATGGGCCATGTTGTTCAGGCTGGTGCCGGCCAAGCTCCTGCTAGACAAGCAGCCATTTACGCCGGAATTCCAAATACTGTCCCTTGTACAACGGTAAATAAAGTGTGTGCTTCGGGTATGAAAGCTATTATGAGTGCAGCACAAACCATTGCTTTAGGCGATGCCGAAATTGTTGTTGCTGGAGGTATGGAAAACATGAGCTTAATTCCGCATTATATGCATGCTAGAACTGGCACTAAATTTGGACCCGCAACATTAATAGATGGCCTTCAAAAAGACGGTCTTGTAGATGCTTACGACCAAAATGCTATGGGGGTTTGTGCCGATGCTTGTGCTACCGAACATAAATTTAGTAGAGCAGATCAAGATGCCTACGCCATCCAGTCTTATTCCAGATCTGCTGCAGCCTGGGAAGCTGGGAAATTCGATAACGAAGTGGTTCCTGTTGAAGTCCCTCAACGTCGTGGCGAACCTTTAATTTTTAGTAAAGACGAAGAATTTACAAATGTAAAACTTGATAAAATTCCTTCGCTTCGACCTGCGTTTACAAAAGATGGTACCGTAACGGCTGCCAATGCGTCAACGATAAATGATGGTGCTGGTGCTGTTATTTTAATGAGTCGAGAAAAAGCAGATGCTTTAGGTTTAAAACCTTTAGCGCTTATAAAAGGATATGCAGATGCTGCCCAAGAACCAAAATGGTTTACCACGGCGCCTGCAAAAGCACTTCCAAAAGCCTTAGCAAAGGCTGGGGTAACTATAGATGAAATAGATTTTTTCGAATTTAACGAGGCCTTCTCTGTGGTTGGTTTAGCTAATATGAAAATACTTGGCTTAACAGATGCCAATGTAAATGTTAACGGCGGGGCGGTGTCTTTAGGTCATCCGCTAGGATGTTCTGGGGTTAGAATTATCATTACACTTTTAAATGTGCTCGAACAAAATAATGCCAAACTTGGTGCGGCGGCCATTTGCAATGGTGGCGGAGGAGCATCGGCAATGGTAATTGAACGACTTTAA
- a CDS encoding C40 family peptidase, whose protein sequence is MQYGVCNLSIVPLRFEPNDPSELVSQVLYGEHFKVLEQRKKWSKIRLAFDGYEGWIDNKQYVEITEDIYIQLDAEQPKLATDLVEFVNDANNQLYPIPLGSSLNSLHILKHTHDGNVSNHIAPKSNLIDTAFMYLNAPYLWGGKTPFGIDCSGFTQMVYKLNGYKIFRDASQQATQGEALSFIEESEAGDLAFFDNNEGVIIHVGIIMNDNYIIHAHGKIRIDRLDHSGIYNVDTKTHTHKLRVIKKII, encoded by the coding sequence ATGCAATACGGCGTTTGTAATTTAAGCATTGTCCCATTACGATTTGAACCTAATGACCCTTCCGAACTGGTGTCTCAAGTGCTCTATGGTGAACATTTCAAAGTTTTAGAACAACGAAAAAAATGGAGTAAAATCCGATTAGCTTTCGATGGCTATGAGGGATGGATAGACAATAAACAATACGTAGAAATTACTGAAGATATTTATATACAGCTGGATGCCGAACAGCCCAAACTAGCGACCGATTTGGTTGAATTTGTAAATGACGCAAATAACCAGCTCTACCCTATTCCTCTAGGGTCTTCTCTGAATAGTTTACATATTTTAAAACATACCCACGATGGTAATGTAAGTAACCATATCGCTCCAAAAAGCAATCTTATAGATACCGCATTTATGTATTTAAACGCACCTTACTTATGGGGAGGAAAAACACCTTTTGGAATTGATTGCTCTGGTTTTACACAAATGGTTTATAAACTGAATGGCTATAAAATATTCCGAGACGCTTCGCAACAAGCTACGCAAGGAGAAGCTTTAAGTTTTATAGAAGAAAGCGAAGCTGGTGATTTAGCTTTTTTTGATAATAACGAAGGTGTAATTATACACGTAGGTATTATTATGAATGATAATTACATTATTCATGCTCACGGAAAAATTAGAATAGACAGACTAGATCATTCGGGCATTTACAATGTAGATACCAAAACACATACACACAAATTGCGGGTTATTAAAAAAATTATATAA
- a CDS encoding efflux RND transporter periplasmic adaptor subunit has protein sequence MKQTSVYIIIALVLGLVLGYFLFGGHKTSTSNHDHNHAEEAASEQQQQKWTCSMHPQIVREEPGDCPICGMELIPMVTDASGLTAQQFKLTKNAAALANIETTEILGETGQGQHLVLSGTIAVNDDQVFTQPAHFNGRIETLYVTSVGQQVSKGQLVATVYSPELISAQQELITAYKMKGSQPELYHAVHNKFKNWMIHDSQLHEVETSGKVITQFKIYSHVSGTVTEISAKEGDHVMDGKAIFKVSNLNTVWAEFDAYENQIRSLKVGQHIAISAKAYPNTIINSEIVFIDPMLNPSTRTVNIRVVLDNSKRLFKPGMFVEGEIASQSQGVQAVLTIPASAVLWTGKRSVVYLKANPDEPVFEMREIALGNKINDTYEVLNGLAVGDIIVTHGTFTVDAAAQLQGKASMMNQNYVSIEDRSTQTSEIDVAKRITVSKAFQAEVLKIFKAYIGLKDALVESHENRAKTEATTLLHTLKNVDMKSLEQDTEAHKTYMAIHKDLEGQVKSVVNSEDITGQRKYFSEVSVSIKSMIEHFGIDRKVYVQFCPMANVNTGGYWLSFDAVIKNPYFGDAMLGCGENDKIIE, from the coding sequence ATGAAACAAACATCAGTTTATATTATTATAGCATTGGTTTTAGGGCTTGTTTTGGGTTACTTTTTATTTGGAGGACATAAAACTAGCACTTCAAATCACGACCATAATCATGCTGAAGAAGCAGCATCGGAACAGCAGCAACAAAAATGGACGTGCTCCATGCATCCGCAGATTGTTAGAGAAGAACCTGGAGATTGCCCTATTTGTGGTATGGAACTAATCCCGATGGTTACCGATGCAAGCGGATTAACGGCACAGCAATTTAAGTTAACTAAAAACGCTGCTGCATTGGCTAACATTGAAACTACAGAAATTTTAGGTGAAACAGGCCAGGGGCAGCACTTAGTCTTATCTGGGACTATCGCTGTTAACGATGATCAAGTATTTACGCAGCCTGCCCATTTTAACGGCAGGATAGAGACGTTGTATGTGACATCTGTAGGACAACAAGTAAGTAAAGGTCAATTGGTTGCAACGGTGTATTCCCCAGAGCTTATTAGTGCACAACAGGAGTTAATTACGGCGTATAAAATGAAAGGGAGTCAACCCGAATTATATCATGCGGTTCATAATAAATTTAAAAACTGGATGATTCATGATAGTCAATTACATGAGGTAGAAACTTCAGGAAAAGTGATTACTCAATTTAAAATTTACTCGCATGTATCGGGTACGGTAACAGAGATTTCAGCAAAAGAAGGCGATCATGTTATGGATGGAAAGGCCATTTTTAAAGTCTCAAATTTAAATACAGTTTGGGCTGAATTTGATGCCTACGAAAATCAGATTCGATCGTTAAAAGTTGGTCAGCATATTGCTATTTCAGCTAAAGCATATCCGAATACTATTATAAATTCTGAGATTGTATTTATAGACCCCATGTTAAATCCCTCTACACGAACCGTGAATATTAGAGTCGTCTTAGATAACTCAAAAAGGTTGTTTAAGCCTGGAATGTTTGTCGAGGGCGAAATAGCTAGTCAATCTCAAGGCGTGCAGGCTGTGCTTACTATTCCGGCTTCGGCAGTGCTGTGGACGGGAAAGCGGTCTGTGGTGTATTTAAAAGCAAATCCAGATGAACCTGTATTTGAAATGCGTGAAATTGCTTTGGGAAATAAAATTAACGATACTTATGAAGTGTTAAACGGATTAGCGGTAGGCGATATTATTGTAACTCATGGTACATTTACTGTAGATGCTGCCGCTCAGTTACAGGGAAAAGCTTCTATGATGAACCAGAACTATGTGAGTATAGAAGACCGGTCTACGCAGACCTCGGAAATTGATGTCGCTAAACGTATAACCGTTTCTAAAGCATTTCAAGCTGAGGTTTTAAAGATTTTTAAAGCGTATATCGGGTTAAAAGATGCTCTTGTGGAAAGTCATGAAAACCGAGCTAAAACGGAAGCGACTACATTGTTACATACCTTAAAAAATGTAGATATGAAGTCGTTAGAACAAGATACAGAGGCTCATAAAACCTATATGGCTATTCATAAGGATTTAGAAGGGCAGGTTAAATCGGTGGTAAACTCAGAGGATATTACAGGCCAACGAAAATATTTTTCAGAAGTATCGGTATCGATAAAATCAATGATAGAACATTTTGGAATAGATAGAAAAGTATATGTACAATTTTGTCCTATGGCAAATGTAAATACCGGGGGGTATTGGCTTAGTTTTGATGCGGTTATTAAGAATCCGTATTTTGGAGATGCAATGTTAGGCTGTGGAGAAAATGATAAAATAATAGAGTAA
- a CDS encoding DUF305 domain-containing protein: MEHSKNQSKKNNYKRFFIMLAASFVAMYITMYLNTYAIDHVYFSLTRFYMTCLGISTMAIIMFFAMRDMYQNKKMNRAIIIGSIVLFFGALGLVRTQAPIIGDILWMKAMIPHHSIAILTSERADLKDPEVKQLADDIIKAQKKEIEDMKAMIKRLEEKK; this comes from the coding sequence ATGGAACATTCAAAAAATCAATCTAAAAAAAATAATTACAAACGATTCTTCATTATGCTAGCGGCATCATTTGTTGCCATGTATATCACCATGTATTTAAATACTTATGCCATAGACCATGTGTATTTTAGTTTAACCCGCTTTTATATGACGTGTTTAGGTATTTCAACGATGGCAATTATTATGTTTTTTGCCATGCGAGATATGTATCAAAATAAAAAAATGAATAGGGCTATCATTATAGGGAGTATTGTTCTGTTTTTTGGAGCCTTAGGTTTGGTTAGAACTCAAGCGCCAATAATTGGTGATATATTATGGATGAAAGCTATGATTCCTCACCACTCTATTGCTATACTAACGAGTGAACGCGCAGACCTTAAAGATCCTGAAGTGAAGCAATTGGCAGATGATATTATAAAGGCTCAAAAGAAGGAAATTGAAGACATGAAAGCGATGATTAAACGTTTAGAAGAAAAGAAATAA